In Alphaproteobacteria bacterium US3C007, one genomic interval encodes:
- a CDS encoding AEC family transporter: MIDILLKTLPFFAVIGLGYLAGRRGFFTPEATGYLTKFVFYFALSAFLFRFSATLPLSSVLQPDFIFAYLSASALVYGFALLVALGRKVPLDEAAIEAHCAVIGNVGFLGVPMLALLMGPEAIGYVVMVLAVDLILFGSLIVMLIVGSRDGQVRFATLWALVLGLLKNPMIMSISAGFIWSGLGLPILAPLDEFLSMLGSAATPGALFAIGASLAFKSAERLHVAAWISFLKLVIHPAAVAISALFIFQLDSYAASVMLAAAALPVAGNVYILAQHYAVAPVRVSASILISTFFSILTVPAVTAWLNP; the protein is encoded by the coding sequence ATGATCGATATCTTGCTCAAAACCTTGCCGTTTTTCGCCGTGATTGGCTTGGGTTATCTTGCCGGACGTCGGGGTTTTTTCACCCCCGAAGCCACGGGGTATCTGACAAAATTTGTCTTTTATTTTGCGCTTTCGGCGTTTTTATTCCGCTTTTCGGCAACGCTGCCTCTCAGCTCAGTCTTGCAGCCAGATTTTATCTTTGCCTATTTAAGCGCATCGGCCTTGGTCTATGGGTTTGCATTGCTGGTGGCCTTAGGCCGCAAGGTTCCGCTAGACGAAGCTGCGATTGAGGCGCATTGCGCGGTGATCGGCAATGTCGGGTTTTTAGGGGTGCCGATGCTGGCCTTGCTGATGGGCCCGGAAGCGATTGGCTATGTGGTCATGGTTCTTGCGGTTGATTTGATACTATTTGGATCTTTAATCGTGATGTTGATCGTTGGCTCACGCGATGGTCAAGTGCGGTTTGCTACGCTTTGGGCGCTTGTTTTAGGGTTGCTGAAAAATCCAATGATTATGTCGATTTCTGCGGGCTTTATTTGGTCGGGTCTTGGTCTGCCGATCCTGGCGCCGTTGGATGAGTTTCTGTCGATGCTGGGATCTGCGGCAACACCAGGTGCGTTATTTGCGATTGGCGCGTCTTTGGCCTTTAAATCGGCCGAGCGTCTGCACGTGGCTGCTTGGATTTCATTTTTGAAATTGGTAATTCATCCTGCCGCGGTGGCCATATCGGCGCTTTTTATTTTCCAACTTGATTCTTATGCGGCTTCGGTGATGCTGGCGGCCGCAGCCCTGCCCGTGGCGGGCAATGTCTATATTTTGGCGCAGCATTACGCGGTTGCGCCGGTGCGCGTTTCCGCTTCGATCTTGATTTCGACATTTTTCAGCATTTTAACAGTGCCAGCTGTGACCGCGTGGCTCAATCCATGA
- a CDS encoding bifunctional allantoicase/(S)-ureidoglycine aminohydrolase: protein MASPSYYKPLGGLAPQSQLITGRAVFNEAYAVIPGGTNSDIVTSFLPFWTGMRMWVLARPLSGFAETFSQSIVELIPGGGSERPETDASAQAVLFIVSGSITLNLSGDTHVLSPGGYAYIPAGSEWSLVNAEAEAAVFHWIRKTYQAVEGVEAPEAFVCNEADFAPIEMPGTDGAWATTRFVDPADMRHDMHVNIVTLQAGAVIPFAETHVMEHGLYVLEGKGVYRLNQDWVEVEAGDFLWLRAFCPQACYAGGPGPFRYLLYKDVNRQMPLS from the coding sequence ATGGCATCTCCCTCATATTATAAACCTTTAGGTGGGCTTGCGCCTCAAAGCCAGTTGATCACTGGACGCGCCGTTTTTAACGAGGCTTATGCCGTGATCCCTGGCGGAACCAACAGCGATATTGTCACCAGTTTTCTACCCTTTTGGACGGGTATGCGGATGTGGGTTTTGGCGCGGCCTCTTTCTGGGTTTGCCGAAACATTCAGCCAATCGATTGTTGAGTTAATCCCCGGGGGTGGCAGCGAGCGGCCGGAAACGGATGCCAGTGCTCAGGCGGTGCTTTTCATTGTATCGGGCAGCATCACCTTGAACCTATCTGGCGATACGCATGTTTTGTCTCCGGGCGGTTACGCTTATATTCCAGCAGGCTCTGAATGGTCGTTGGTAAATGCGGAAGCAGAGGCGGCGGTTTTTCACTGGATCAGAAAAACCTATCAAGCTGTCGAGGGGGTAGAGGCGCCAGAGGCGTTTGTCTGTAATGAGGCAGATTTTGCGCCGATAGAAATGCCCGGGACGGATGGCGCTTGGGCCACCACGCGGTTTGTTGACCCGGCGGATATGCGTCATGATATGCATGTCAATATTGTCACGTTGCAGGCAGGCGCGGTGATCCCGTTTGCCGAAACCCATGTCATGGAGCATGGGCTATACGTTTTAGAAGGCAAAGGCGTATACCGCTTGAATCAGGATTGGGTTGAAGTAGAGGCAGGTGATTTTCTGTGGCTGCGCGCGTTTTGCCCACAGGCCTGTTATGCTGGGGGGCCAGGTCCGTTTCGGTATTTGCTTTATAAGGATGTGAATCGGCAAATGCCTTTATCATAA
- a CDS encoding S-(hydroxymethyl)glutathione dehydrogenase/class III alcohol dehydrogenase — MRTRAAVAVAAGQPLEVMEVNLDGPKAGEVLVEIKATGICHTDEFTLSGADPEGMFPAILGHEGAGVVLECGPGVTSLKPGDHVIPLYTPECRTCEYCLNPKTNLCQAIRETQGRGVMPDGTSRFSMLDGTPILHYMGCSTFANHTVLPEIALAKINPDAPFDKVCYIGCGVTTGLGAVMNTAKVEIGSRAIVFGLGGIGLNVIQGLRMAGADQIVGVDLNADKRDMAARFGMTDFVNPSEVEGDLVAHLVALTKGGADYTFDATGNVQVMRTALEAAHKGWGESIIIGVAPAGAEISTRPFQLVTGRVWRGTAFGGARGRTDVPKIVDWYMDGKVEIDPMITHVLDLEDINKAFDLMHSGESIRSVVVF, encoded by the coding sequence ATGCGTACACGGGCAGCAGTTGCAGTTGCAGCGGGACAACCACTGGAAGTAATGGAGGTAAACCTTGACGGTCCGAAGGCGGGCGAGGTTTTGGTTGAGATAAAAGCAACCGGTATTTGCCATACGGATGAGTTTACGCTGTCAGGCGCAGATCCAGAGGGAATGTTTCCTGCGATTTTAGGCCATGAAGGGGCCGGCGTGGTTTTGGAATGCGGCCCGGGTGTGACAAGTTTGAAGCCGGGGGATCATGTGATCCCGCTTTACACGCCGGAATGTCGAACCTGTGAATATTGTCTGAACCCAAAAACCAACCTGTGTCAGGCCATTCGCGAAACCCAAGGTCGTGGAGTGATGCCCGATGGCACCAGCCGGTTCTCTATGCTCGATGGCACGCCGATACTGCATTATATGGGGTGCTCTACTTTTGCCAACCACACGGTCTTGCCGGAAATTGCGCTGGCCAAAATTAATCCGGACGCGCCATTTGATAAAGTTTGTTACATTGGCTGCGGGGTCACCACGGGCCTTGGCGCGGTGATGAACACTGCCAAGGTTGAAATTGGCAGCAGGGCGATTGTGTTTGGTTTGGGGGGCATTGGCCTGAACGTGATCCAAGGGTTGCGCATGGCCGGTGCAGATCAGATTGTCGGCGTTGATTTGAACGCGGATAAGCGCGATATGGCAGCGCGGTTTGGCATGACCGATTTCGTCAACCCTTCAGAGGTTGAGGGTGATTTGGTGGCGCATCTTGTGGCCCTGACCAAAGGCGGCGCAGATTATACGTTTGATGCCACTGGCAATGTGCAAGTGATGCGCACAGCCTTAGAGGCCGCGCATAAGGGTTGGGGAGAAAGCATCATCATTGGCGTTGCGCCAGCGGGGGCTGAAATTTCAACGCGGCCGTTCCAATTGGTCACGGGGCGTGTCTGGCGTGGCACTGCCTTTGGCGGTGCACGCGGGCGTACCGATGTACCTAAGATTGTTGATTGGTATATGGATGGCAAAGTGGAAATTGATCCGATGATCACGCATGTTTTAGATCTTGAGGATATCAACAAAGCCTTTGATTTGATGCATTCAGGCGAAAGTATAAGATCTGTCGTGGTGTTTTAA
- a CDS encoding ferritin family protein — MRFFVHRRRFADLSEQEILALAISSEEDDARIYSGFAQQLRAEYPDSAALFSDMAKEEDAHRQQLIALHETRFGAFIPLIRREHVAGFYARQPIWLIANLGIEKIRAEAEAMERKAEDFYRKAAARSSDAASRKLLGDLAASEARHKARAEGLSQNLTSSGAAQEEGFQAKRQFILTWAQPGLAGLMDGSVSTLAPIFATAFATQNSHTTFLVGLAAALGAGVSMAFTEAASDDGALSGRGSPLKRGFAAGVMTTIGGLGHALPYLIADIWTANLIAFIVVFIELWAIAWIQNRYMQTPFFRAAFQVVLGGSLVFGIGIVIGSG; from the coding sequence ATGCGGTTTTTCGTTCATAGGCGTCGGTTCGCGGATTTATCAGAGCAGGAAATATTGGCGCTTGCAATTTCCTCTGAAGAAGATGATGCGCGAATTTACAGTGGTTTTGCGCAGCAATTGCGGGCTGAGTATCCGGATAGCGCAGCTTTGTTTTCTGATATGGCCAAAGAAGAAGATGCCCATCGCCAGCAATTGATTGCGCTTCATGAAACGCGGTTTGGGGCGTTTATTCCGCTGATCCGGCGCGAGCATGTTGCTGGGTTTTATGCCCGTCAACCGATTTGGCTTATTGCCAATTTGGGGATCGAAAAAATTCGCGCTGAAGCAGAAGCGATGGAGCGCAAGGCTGAGGATTTTTATCGAAAGGCAGCGGCGCGCAGCTCTGATGCTGCCAGCCGAAAATTGCTGGGTGATTTGGCGGCCAGCGAAGCCCGCCACAAAGCGCGCGCAGAAGGTCTGTCACAAAATTTAACCTCCTCAGGGGCAGCTCAAGAAGAAGGGTTTCAAGCCAAGCGCCAGTTCATACTGACTTGGGCACAGCCAGGCTTGGCGGGTTTAATGGACGGATCTGTTTCGACGCTTGCGCCTATCTTTGCCACGGCCTTTGCCACCCAGAACTCGCATACCACGTTTTTGGTGGGGTTGGCGGCTGCGCTGGGCGCAGGGGTTTCAATGGCGTTTACCGAAGCCGCCTCGGATGATGGGGCATTATCGGGCCGCGGCTCACCTTTGAAACGTGGTTTTGCCGCGGGCGTGATGACAACGATCGGGGGGTTGGGGCATGCGCTGCCCTATTTGATCGCGGATATTTGGACCGCGAATTTGATCGCCTTTATCGTTGTGTTTATCGAATTATGGGCGATTGCCTGGATTCAAAACCGGTATATGCAAACGCCGTTTTTTCGCGCGGCGTTTCAAGTTGTGCTTGGCGGATCCTTGGTGTTTGGGATCGGAATTGTGATTGGTAGCGGATGA
- a CDS encoding DNA polymerase Y family protein yields MTQRRFLSLWFPRLGAERFLRLENDLADLPFAILQESGQAQRLSSLSRSASLAGLHPGQSLRDAQALCPKLITRMRNLPGERQFLLALCRWAEKFSPWVTTAADDGLCMDITGCAHLFGGEVGFINQIASECEDFQLSTRLGLADTIGAAWALAHYHPSHNQSDRNVDALTQEARATRVKLSKQRFSQPRTQAQALVPTGNPQPKAQIAPLGGSHSALAALPVAALRLESSTIHNLHRVGLRQIGDLSGQPRAALARRFGKELMLRLDQALGRVPEPLSAQRKPPHFGVRMSLPEPIGLAEDLRAALDRLLPRLCDKLRAAGQGARQIDLQVFQTDQTLSYIRVQLAQAGHTIERIRPLLLLKLETIDMGFGIDMLRLEASQTEPITLRTTPAPLQQTHHSATPTGADTDLNDLIGRLGTRIGLDHVTRLHPAESHIAEKTAVVFAAAWSKPAPDWPRPDRPRPKLLWPPEPISAKQIPDVPPRFRWRNRVLTTATQQGPERIAPEWWLDDPNWRSGVRDYWRINCAEGDQLWVFFAHGGARNAGWYCQGSFT; encoded by the coding sequence ATGACACAGCGCCGTTTCTTATCCCTTTGGTTTCCCAGATTGGGGGCCGAGCGTTTCTTACGCTTAGAAAATGATCTGGCTGATTTACCCTTTGCGATCCTGCAAGAGAGCGGGCAGGCACAGCGGCTCTCTTCGCTTTCACGCAGTGCAAGCCTCGCTGGATTACACCCTGGTCAATCTTTGCGCGATGCCCAAGCACTCTGCCCCAAACTGATCACCCGCATGCGCAACCTACCCGGCGAACGCCAATTTTTATTGGCTTTATGCCGCTGGGCGGAAAAATTTAGCCCTTGGGTCACCACCGCTGCCGATGATGGCCTCTGCATGGATATCACAGGCTGCGCGCATCTTTTTGGCGGCGAGGTTGGTTTTATAAACCAAATTGCAAGCGAGTGCGAAGATTTTCAGCTGAGTACCCGCCTTGGTTTGGCTGATACAATCGGCGCGGCTTGGGCTTTGGCGCATTATCACCCAAGCCATAATCAATCAGATCGTAATGTGGATGCCCTCACTCAAGAGGCCAGAGCCACGCGCGTAAAATTATCCAAGCAGCGCTTTTCACAGCCACGAACGCAGGCGCAAGCGCTGGTGCCAACAGGCAATCCACAACCAAAAGCGCAAATCGCCCCTCTTGGGGGCAGCCATAGCGCCTTAGCGGCCTTACCTGTGGCCGCGCTGCGCCTAGAAAGCTCTACAATCCATAATCTGCACCGCGTGGGTTTGCGCCAAATCGGTGATCTAAGCGGGCAACCCCGCGCCGCTTTGGCGCGCCGCTTTGGCAAAGAACTTATGCTGCGATTGGATCAAGCTTTAGGGCGCGTTCCTGAACCCTTATCCGCCCAGCGCAAACCACCCCATTTTGGCGTGCGCATGAGCTTGCCAGAGCCGATTGGCCTGGCTGAAGATTTACGCGCCGCCTTAGATCGCCTTTTACCGCGGCTTTGCGACAAACTACGCGCCGCTGGACAAGGCGCACGGCAAATTGACTTACAAGTATTTCAAACCGATCAAACTCTTTCTTATATTCGGGTTCAATTGGCACAAGCGGGCCATACAATCGAGCGTATCCGCCCGCTTCTTCTGCTTAAACTTGAGACGATTGATATGGGGTTTGGCATTGATATGTTACGGCTTGAGGCCAGCCAAACCGAACCCATCACGCTCCGCACCACCCCAGCGCCCCTACAACAGACGCATCACAGCGCCACGCCCACGGGAGCTGACACCGATCTCAACGATCTGATTGGGCGACTGGGAACGCGGATCGGCTTAGATCACGTAACCCGCCTGCATCCTGCAGAAAGCCATATTGCCGAGAAAACAGCTGTGGTCTTTGCCGCAGCTTGGTCAAAACCAGCGCCGGATTGGCCGAGGCCGGATCGCCCAAGGCCAAAACTGTTATGGCCACCAGAACCGATAAGCGCCAAACAAATACCCGATGTGCCACCACGCTTTCGCTGGCGAAACCGGGTTTTAACCACAGCGACGCAACAGGGACCGGAACGGATTGCGCCAGAATGGTGGCTGGATGATCCAAATTGGCGCAGTGGCGTGCGAGATTACTGGCGTATCAACTGCGCAGAGGGCGATCAGCTCTGGGTATTTTTTGCCCATGGTGGCGCCCGCAATGCAGGGTGGTATTGCCAAGGCAGCTTTACGTAA
- a CDS encoding DUF3035 domain-containing protein — translation MSRIAGVAGVIGFALMGCSSGGSISDQYGTVSIEPIEAGLALNKPLEQPSNLDALPEPTPGGTNLGDPEPRPAVEAAAQEPEAEAKTYKPGEPRPISEMMDALNAGLKDMEQRINDRLSSN, via the coding sequence ATGTCTCGGATAGCGGGTGTTGCGGGTGTGATTGGTTTCGCTCTGATGGGCTGTAGCTCGGGCGGTTCGATATCTGATCAATACGGAACGGTCAGTATTGAACCGATAGAGGCAGGTTTGGCGCTGAACAAACCCCTTGAGCAACCCAGCAATTTGGATGCGCTGCCAGAGCCCACCCCAGGGGGAACCAATCTAGGTGATCCAGAGCCGCGCCCTGCTGTCGAAGCTGCAGCGCAAGAGCCAGAAGCCGAAGCCAAGACGTATAAACCAGGCGAGCCGCGCCCAATATCTGAAATGATGGATGCTTTGAACGCAGGTCTTAAAGATATGGAGCAGCGGATAAATGACAGGTTGAGCTCGAATTAA
- the lspA gene encoding signal peptidase II: MTKLMVLTAVVSFAFDQISKLYVVFWLDLINLQEIDVFAPFLNFRMAWNYGVNFGLFSGQSEVQKTALILIALGISAGVAIWAIRQGRGRLTPVAAGLLIGGALGNALDRLIYGAVADFLNMSCCGIENPFVFNVADVAIFLGAIGLMFAPHSQDPTIADRDKNG, encoded by the coding sequence ATGACCAAGCTCATGGTCCTAACGGCGGTTGTAAGCTTTGCGTTTGATCAGATCAGCAAGCTCTATGTGGTGTTTTGGCTTGACCTCATAAACCTGCAAGAGATTGATGTTTTTGCGCCCTTTTTGAATTTCCGAATGGCTTGGAATTATGGGGTGAATTTCGGCCTGTTCTCCGGCCAATCCGAGGTTCAAAAGACCGCGCTGATTTTGATTGCGCTGGGGATTTCTGCCGGTGTAGCCATCTGGGCTATCCGGCAGGGCAGGGGGCGGTTAACGCCAGTGGCGGCGGGGCTTTTGATTGGCGGCGCGCTTGGCAATGCCCTAGACCGGTTGATCTATGGCGCGGTAGCAGATTTTTTAAACATGTCGTGTTGCGGCATCGAAAACCCCTTTGTTTTTAACGTTGCAGATGTGGCAATTTTTCTGGGTGCCATCGGGCTGATGTTTGCGCCGCACTCGCAAGATCCGACTATAGCCGATCGTGATAAAAACGGATAA
- a CDS encoding GNAT family N-acetyltransferase, with product MMDLMTVHPATRADCDQIWALLQPVFSAGDTYAVDPLIDRDAAITYWMDAEKTAFILRVDGQAVGTYYIRPNQPGGGAHICNCGFITAPSARGKGVARRMLEHALIEAKQQGYRAMQFNFVLASNQRALAIWQRYGFATIGRIPQAFLHPKQGYVDALILHRSL from the coding sequence ATGATGGATTTAATGACGGTTCACCCTGCAACGCGCGCTGATTGCGATCAAATTTGGGCGCTGTTACAGCCGGTGTTCAGCGCGGGCGACACCTATGCGGTTGATCCATTGATCGATCGCGATGCTGCGATCACCTATTGGATGGACGCGGAGAAAACCGCCTTTATACTTCGCGTTGATGGGCAAGCCGTTGGAACCTATTATATACGCCCAAACCAGCCGGGGGGCGGCGCGCATATCTGCAATTGCGGCTTTATTACGGCGCCCTCGGCGCGCGGAAAAGGGGTTGCGCGGCGCATGCTTGAACATGCGCTGATTGAGGCCAAGCAGCAGGGGTATCGGGCGATGCAGTTCAATTTTGTGTTGGCCAGCAATCAGCGTGCGTTGGCCATTTGGCAGCGCTATGGGTTTGCAACGATCGGTCGGATTCCGCAGGCGTTTTTGCATCCAAAGCAGGGCTATGTGGATGCGCTGATCCTGCACAGATCTTTGTAA
- a CDS encoding pitrilysin family protein encodes MSHFRRGWFALLCVLAPLAGGAEAKKISNFRLENGLDVVVIEDHRAPVVVHMLWYRAGSADEIPGSSGVAHFLEHLLFKKTKLLASGEFSRIVAENGGSDNAFTSADYTAYFQRVASDRLPLMMQLEADRMVNLQLDEADIVTERDVIIEERNQRTESSPGALFSEQRMAAQYLQHPYGRPIIGWRHEMERLGLQDALRYYRQFYAPNNAVLIVAGDVDPARVKQLAQDTYGKIAPNPDLQNRQRVKEPPQTAARRLVFYDQRVAQPYVIRTYLAPERNSGAQRSAAALKLLSDLLGGGQTSWFSQKLQFETQTAVYTSAFYGGTSLDQTTFGLVIVPSEGVGLEEAEAALDKAVADFIDQGIDIEQLERLKKQFRAAEIYAQDSVQGLANAYGRALTSGLTLEDIRAWPDIVQSIQPEEILAAARKVFDKRKSVTGWLIKAEETMQ; translated from the coding sequence ATGTCTCACTTCAGGCGCGGCTGGTTCGCTCTATTATGCGTGTTGGCGCCGTTGGCGGGGGGCGCTGAGGCCAAAAAGATTAGCAATTTCAGGCTGGAAAACGGTTTAGATGTTGTGGTGATCGAGGATCATCGCGCGCCGGTGGTGGTGCATATGCTGTGGTATCGCGCCGGCTCTGCCGATGAGATTCCAGGATCATCCGGCGTGGCGCATTTTCTCGAACATCTCTTGTTTAAAAAAACCAAACTTTTGGCCTCGGGAGAGTTTTCGCGGATCGTTGCGGAAAATGGTGGCAGTGACAATGCGTTTACCAGCGCCGATTATACCGCTTATTTTCAACGCGTGGCCAGTGATCGTTTGCCGCTTATGATGCAACTAGAGGCAGATCGCATGGTTAATTTGCAACTTGATGAAGCCGATATCGTTACCGAGCGTGATGTGATTATTGAAGAGCGGAATCAGCGCACTGAAAGCAGCCCCGGCGCTTTGTTTTCCGAGCAGCGGATGGCAGCCCAATATCTGCAGCATCCCTATGGCAGGCCGATCATTGGCTGGCGGCATGAAATGGAACGTCTGGGCCTGCAAGACGCGCTGCGCTATTATCGGCAGTTCTATGCGCCCAACAATGCCGTTTTAATTGTGGCAGGCGATGTAGACCCAGCTCGCGTGAAACAGCTTGCGCAAGACACTTATGGCAAAATTGCGCCAAACCCCGATTTGCAAAACCGCCAGAGGGTGAAAGAACCCCCTCAAACGGCCGCGCGGCGCTTGGTGTTTTACGATCAGAGGGTGGCACAGCCTTATGTGATTCGAACCTATCTCGCGCCAGAACGTAACAGCGGTGCACAACGCTCTGCGGCGGCGCTTAAACTGTTAAGCGATCTTCTGGGTGGTGGCCAAACATCTTGGTTTAGTCAAAAGCTGCAATTTGAAACCCAAACTGCCGTCTATACCAGCGCATTTTATGGCGGTACTTCTTTGGATCAAACCACTTTTGGGTTGGTGATCGTACCCTCTGAGGGGGTTGGTCTGGAAGAGGCTGAAGCCGCTTTGGACAAAGCGGTTGCCGATTTTATCGATCAGGGCATCGATATAGAACAATTAGAACGCTTGAAAAAACAATTTCGCGCCGCAGAAATTTACGCTCAAGACAGCGTGCAAGGCTTGGCTAATGCCTATGGCCGGGCCTTAACATCCGGTTTAACGCTTGAAGATATCCGCGCTTGGCCTGACATCGTTCAATCGATTCAGCCAGAAGAAATCTTAGCAGCTGCGCGTAAGGTGTTTGACAAGCGCAAATCTGTCACAGGGTGGTTGATAAAAGCTGAGGAGACCATGCAATGA
- a CDS encoding pitrilysin family protein, producing the protein MRFVLGFLIAGFASFCQAATDIQVVTSPNGHKAWLVEERGIPFVALELLFDGGASIEPAEQRGGVNLMMALLEEGAAKMDAQAFTKAKENLAASFSYQTYPDSVSISARFLTESQDQSVGLLRQTLLEPRFDVDAIERVRAQIIAGLKSDAKDPAEIARAAFNQEAFGLSHPYGSDLSGRISTVEALTRDHIVQAHQNALVLDRIRISAVGDIGAEDLGLLLDALLKDIPAQSAWPLPKAAELALATGVEIVPFPTPQSVALFGHLGLDRDHPDFFAAYILNHIFGGSGFESRLMQALREERGLTYGVSTYLASRNYADLLLGQFASANDRMAEAVDILREEWDEIARDGITETELQLAQTYLTGAYPLRFDGNAQIAQILVGMQQQGLQPSYLKNRNKKVMAVTLKQANRVAKELFRPELLRMFIVGEPEDL; encoded by the coding sequence ATGAGATTTGTTCTCGGGTTTTTGATCGCAGGCTTTGCCAGTTTTTGTCAGGCGGCAACGGATATTCAGGTGGTCACCTCACCAAATGGCCATAAAGCATGGTTGGTGGAAGAGCGCGGTATCCCTTTTGTTGCGCTTGAATTGTTGTTTGATGGTGGGGCATCTATTGAGCCTGCTGAACAGCGTGGGGGTGTCAATCTTATGATGGCGTTGCTTGAAGAAGGCGCCGCCAAGATGGATGCGCAGGCTTTCACCAAAGCAAAGGAAAACCTAGCCGCCTCTTTTTCCTATCAAACCTATCCCGATTCAGTTTCGATTTCGGCGCGGTTTCTAACTGAAAGCCAAGATCAATCTGTGGGTCTTTTGCGGCAAACATTGCTGGAGCCACGGTTCGATGTAGATGCGATAGAGCGGGTGCGGGCGCAGATTATTGCGGGGTTGAAATCTGATGCCAAAGACCCGGCTGAAATCGCGCGGGCAGCGTTTAATCAAGAGGCCTTTGGGCTTTCGCACCCTTATGGAAGCGATTTAAGCGGGCGCATCAGCACCGTAGAGGCGCTTACCCGCGATCACATCGTGCAGGCGCATCAAAATGCGCTTGTGCTGGATCGGATCCGCATTTCTGCTGTTGGGGATATTGGCGCAGAGGATCTGGGCCTGCTGCTGGATGCGCTGCTTAAAGATATACCGGCCCAAAGCGCTTGGCCTTTGCCAAAAGCTGCCGAGCTTGCGCTGGCAACGGGTGTTGAAATTGTTCCCTTCCCAACCCCACAATCGGTTGCGCTGTTTGGGCATCTGGGCCTCGATCGCGATCACCCTGATTTTTTTGCGGCTTACATTCTAAACCACATCTTTGGCGGCAGCGGGTTTGAAAGCCGTTTGATGCAGGCGTTGCGCGAAGAGCGCGGATTAACCTATGGGGTGTCCACGTATTTGGCATCTCGGAACTATGCAGATTTATTGCTGGGCCAGTTTGCGTCTGCGAATGACCGCATGGCTGAAGCAGTGGATATCTTGCGCGAAGAATGGGATGAAATCGCCCGTGATGGTATTACTGAAACAGAGTTACAATTGGCGCAGACTTACCTCACTGGCGCCTATCCGTTGCGCTTTGATGGCAATGCGCAGATCGCTCAAATTTTGGTTGGCATGCAGCAACAGGGGTTGCAACCAAGCTATTTGAAAAACCGAAATAAAAAGGTGATGGCGGTGACGTTAAAGCAGGCAAACCGTGTTGCCAAAGAGTTGTTTCGCCCCGAATTATTGCGCATGTTCATTGTCGGTGAACCGGAAGATCTTTAA
- a CDS encoding cytochrome c: protein MKSRIRLFSFLAAIGVGLTPAFAHEGVKNPAVKARMILMQEVKTSFGQIGQMAKGAVAFDAQDAQAAKARLLKASQAVVDKFQANETDPLSQAAPAIWKNWDDFVVKSTAFEAAIEVLDVSDLAALRGGMRAIGGGCMACHKSYKTD, encoded by the coding sequence ATGAAATCACGTATCCGTTTGTTTTCTTTCCTAGCGGCCATCGGCGTGGGCCTCACCCCTGCATTTGCGCATGAGGGGGTTAAAAACCCTGCGGTGAAAGCTCGGATGATTTTGATGCAAGAGGTCAAAACATCCTTTGGCCAAATTGGGCAGATGGCAAAAGGCGCTGTGGCGTTTGATGCGCAGGATGCGCAAGCGGCCAAGGCACGTTTGTTAAAAGCCTCTCAGGCTGTTGTAGATAAGTTTCAGGCGAATGAAACAGATCCATTGTCACAAGCCGCGCCAGCTATTTGGAAGAATTGGGATGATTTTGTTGTCAAATCTACCGCTTTTGAGGCGGCTATTGAGGTGCTTGACGTGTCAGATTTGGCAGCCTTAAGGGGCGGTATGCGGGCTATAGGCGGTGGATGTATGGCGTGCCATAAATCTTATAAAACTGATTAA